Proteins encoded within one genomic window of Fragaria vesca subsp. vesca linkage group LG1, FraVesHawaii_1.0, whole genome shotgun sequence:
- the LOC101303457 gene encoding cysteine-rich receptor-like protein kinase 41-like, whose protein sequence is MQYHLSKVLLLLLFSLNFNCSYTQTWIKAGYHYTGNEFPASTIDSTLFTHLICGFAYINSSSYQLSINSSTQLDFSTFTNVVKLKNSKVTTLLSIWGGGEDYSVLFSMLNQSSHPKSFIESSIRMARLYEFDGLDLIGAVPKTVMHTTSFGTFLDEWRAAVDSEASKSGKPGLLLTMALHHMQVVDTVTYPTDSIKKNLNWVHLLAYDYYLPTEENYTHLHAALYDPISNGTNTNSHVKDLINRGLPASKLVLGLPYHGYGWTVLNPSNYVNNVGAPALGPAVTIDGSMSYKHIKWFIKTYGGVPMYNDTYVMNYCTIGSSWFDFDDVEAISAKVSYAKEMGLLGYNVFQVGNDDNWVLSRAAAEEEGGRQNKKQLLVIVLGTISMFIILLGTIMCYVQRRVLKSIGNLLKLHSFDSNAPNLQVFSFATIKAATNNFSSKNKLGEGGFGPVYKGTLRKGQEIAVKRLSKTSHQGLEEFENEVTLTATLHHVNLVRVLGYCTKREEKMLIYEYMPNKSLYHYLFDPSRCDLLHWEQRVHIIEGVIQGLLYLQEYSNSTIIHRDLKSSNILLDDNMNPKISDFGLARAFGKNEHEANTGRIVGTYGYVPPEYVRRGIYSMKFDVYSFGVLLLHIISGKRSSCFYGIDGNLNLLDHAYELWKKGQGMDFVDSTLDDSTSSCKLLRCMGVALLCVQENPVDRPSMLEVSSMLKSESAAIISPKKPAFSVQEDENEDHICTNREEIYSANDATMSEIVAR, encoded by the exons ATGCAATACCATCTATCAAAAGTTCTCCTCCTCCTTCTCTTTTCTTTGAACTTCAATTGTTCATACACTCAGACATGGATCAAAGCCGGTTACCATTACACCGGCAATGAATTCCCTGCCTCTACCATAGATTCCACATTGTTCACTCACCTTATATGTGGTTTTGCGTATATAAACTCTAGCTCTTACCAGCTCTCAATCAACTCCTCCACCCAACTGGACTTCTCCACTTTCACAAATGTTGTCAAGCTCAAAAACTCAAAAGTCACAACCTTACTGTCCATCTGGGGTGGCGGAGAAGACTATTCAGTCTTGTTTTCAATGCTGAACCAGTCTTCTCACCCGAAATCTTTCATTGAATCCTCAATTAGAATGGCTAGACTTTATGAGTTTGATGGCTTAGACCTTATTGGGGCCGTACCAAAAACAGTCATGCACACTACATCTTTCGGAACATTTCTAGATGAGTGGCGCGCTGCGGTGGATTCTGAAGCAAGCAAGTCAGGAAAGCCAGGTTTGCTCTTGACAATGGCACTTCATCATATGCAGGTTGTGGATACTGTAACTTATCCCACTGACTCTATTAAAAAGAACTTGAATTGGGTTCATCTTTTGGCATATGATTATTATCTTCCTACAGAGGAAAACTACACACACCTTCATGCTGCTTTATATGACCCAATATCAAATGGGACTAACACGAACAGTCATGTCAAGGACTTGATAAACAGAGGACTACCTGCTAGCAAGTTGGTTTTAGGCTTGCCTTACCATGGTTATGGTTGGACTGTTCTGAATCCCAGTAACTATGTTAATAATGTTGGTGCACCGGCGTTAGGTCCTGCGGTTACCATAGACGGGTCCATGTCCTATAAGCACATCAAATGGTTCATTAAGACATATGGTGGAGTTCCCATGTACAATGACACTTATGTAATGAACTACTGCACAATTGGGTCAAGTTGGTTTGATTTTGATGATGTGGAGGCTATCAGCGCGAAAGTTTCGTATGCTAAAGAGATGGGGCTTCTTGGCTACAATGTGTTTCAAGTTGGCAATGATGACAATTGGGTGCTCTCTAGGGCAGCAG CTGAAGAGGAAGGAGGTCGACAGAACAAGAAACAGTTATTGGTGATTGTTCTGGGCACGATTTCTATGTTTATTATCCTACTGGGAACTATAATGTGTTACGTGCAGAGGAGAGTACTTAAGTCAATTGGTAATCTTCTTAAACTGC ACAGTTTTGACAGCAATGCTCCTAATCTGCAAGTTTTTAGTTTTGCAACCATCAAAGCAGCTACAAATAACTTTTCGAGTAAGAATAAGCTTGGAGAGGGTGGCTTTGGACCTGTATACAAG GGTACGTTAAGGAAGGGCCAGGAAATAGCAGTGAAAAGACTTTCGAAAACTTCACACCAAGGCCTTGAAGAGTTTGAAAATGAGGTCACACTTACTGCAACACTGCACCATGTGAATCTAGTTAGAGTTCTGGGATATTGCACCAAGAGGGAAGAAAAGATGCTGATATATGAGTACATGCCAAACAAAAGCTTGTATCACTACCTCTTTG ATCCAAGTAGATGCGATCTTTTGCATTGGGAGCAACGTGTCCACATCATTGAAGGGGTAATTCAAGGGCTTCTATATCTCCAAGAATACTCAAACTCTACAATAATTCACCGTGATCTGAAATCTAGCAACATTTTGTTAGATGATAACATGAACCCGAAAATATCAGATTTTGGTCTAGCCAGAGCTTTCGGAAAGAATGAACATGAGGCAAACACTGGTCGCATTGTAGGAACATA TGGCTATGTTCCCCCTGAATATGTAAGAAGAGGCATTTATTCCATGAAATTCGATGTTTACAGCTTCGGTGTTCTGCTTCTGCATATCATAAGTGGCAAGAGAAGTTCATGCTTTTATGGCATAGATGGAAATCTAAACCTTCTAGATCAC GCATATGAGTTGTGGAAAAAAGGCCAAGGCATGGATTTTGTAGATTCTACCCTAGATGATTCGACATCGTCTTGCAAGCTCTTAAGATGCATGGGGGTAGCCTTGTTATGTGTCCAAGAAAATCCAGTAGATAGACCATCCATGCTGGAGGTTTCTTCAATGCTCAAGAGCGAAAGTGCAGCCATCATTAGTCCTAAAAAGCCTGCTTTCTCAGTTCAGGAGGATGAAAATGAGGATCATATATGCACAAACAGGGAAGAAATCTATTCAGCCAATGATGCAACAATGTCTGAAATTGTGGCCCGATGA
- the LOC101304041 gene encoding acidic mammalian chitinase-like, with amino-acid sequence MIATESAAESSSENPPAVKSGYYPPTDDFPPSAINTSFFTHVYYAFLVPRNVTFKFELSNETTLLLSNFTTALRHKTPQVKTLLSIGGGGGDKALSDIFASMVSNPSSRSNFIDSAIEVARKFGFDGLDLDWEYPESPKEMKALGHLLKQWRREIKKEAQATNRPPLLLTAAVYFSAEFFLDPVIRTYPIKYMEKYLDWANVMCFDYHGAWSNITGPNAPLFDPNSNVNSVYGLRSWINGGMSPSKLVMGLPLYGRTWELKDPKENGIGSIAIGPGPGGGALGFNELEILNKVSSATVVYDADTVSVYSFNGSSWIAFDDTCTTTSKIGFAQALGLRGYFFWAIVHDSNWKISAQASKSWIL; translated from the exons ATGATCGCTACCGAAAGTGCAGCAGAGTCCTCATCGGAGAACCCTCCGGCGGTGAAATCAGGCTATTATCCTCCTACGGATGATTTCCCACCTTCAGCCATAAACACTTCCTTCTTTACTCACGTCTACTATGCCTTTCTAGTGCCTAGGAACGTTACATTTAAATTTGAGCTTTCAAATGAAACGACTCTGCTCCTCTCGAACTTCACCACCGCCCTCCGCCACAAAACTCCGCAAGTGAAGACCCTTCTGTCCATAGGTGGTGGTGGCGGAGACAAAGCACTGTCAGACATCTTTGCTAGCATGGTCTCAAACCCGTCCTCACGGTCAAACTTCATTGACTCGGCTATAGAAGTTGCACGTAAGTTTGGGTTTGATGGGTTGGACCTGGACTGGGAATACCCTGAAAGCCCAAAAGAAATGAAGGCCTTGGGCCACTTGCTAAAACAATGGCGCCGCGAGATCAAGAAAGAGGCCCAGGCCACAAATCGCCCTCCTCTATTGCTCACCGCCGCCGTCTACTTCTCTGCCGAGTTCTTCTTGGATCCCGTCATCCGCACATATCCGATTAAGTACATGGAGAAGTACTTGGATTGGGCCAATGTAATGTGCTTCGATTATCACGGGGCTTGGAGCAATATTACTGGGCCCAATGCACCATTATTCGACCCAAATAGTAATGTGAACTCCGTTTACGGGCTTAGGTCTTGGATTAACGGTGGCATGAGCCCGAGTAAGCTTGTAATGGGCTTGCCGCTCTACGGCCGAACATGGGAGCTCAAAGACCCTAAAGAGAATGGTATTGGATCCATTGCTATTGGCCCAGGCCCGGGGGGTGGGGCACTCGGCTTCAACGAGTTGGAGATCCTAAACAAAGTGTCGAGCGCCACCGTGGTATATGACGCCGACACTGTATCGGTATATTCTTTTAACGGGTCAAGTTGGATTGCATTTGATGATACATGTACAACTACCTCGAAGATAGGGTTCGCTCAAGCTCTTGGGCTTCGTGGGTACTTCTTTTGGGCTATCGTTCATGATAGCAATTGGAAGATCTCGGCCCAAG CTTCAAAGTCATGGATCCTTTGA